DNA from Alnus glutinosa chromosome 2, dhAlnGlut1.1, whole genome shotgun sequence:
ACTATACAATCATCACAAGCCAGTGCAAAGGACCAAGATTCATGCCGGTGGCTTGTTGTGATGCTTTGAAGGACTTTGCATGCCCTTATGGGGATGATATTAATGACTTGACATCTAATTGCGCCGAGACCATGTTCACCTACATCAACCTCTATGGCGGTTACCCGCCGGGCCTGTTTTCCAACATGTGCAAGGAAGGAGAGTTAGGTCTTAATTGCACCAATGTATTGGAAGCCAAAGAGAAGATTAATGGAGGTCATATAGCTGCTACACAGTCCACTTTGCTAATTATCACCGTTGGTCTCTTAGTCTTATTGTTCCATTGGTTTTGAAGTGTGGATAACCACCCTAATTgcatttattgatttatttttcccCTTATCCTTAAATGTTTAAGTACGATAAATGCTTAAGATTTTGAaacaagtggtaatttaacatggtattataGCAAATGTCTTCAAAGCACAAGTAGAAGATCGGAAAAaagaaacctaggaaatcaaATCAAGCGTAAGGGCTGGTAAAAAATGGTTCTGTATGTGAAAATTAGATCGAATCTTTAAGAACATTACATCATATAATCTTTGAGTCAATAGCATGTGTGCATGTGCAGTTGATTTGTAACGACCTAAGAAAAACACTAGTTATATCTATGTTATCACTCATAAAGCCCAGATCTCATCTTGTAAAGAACTAATGTATGACTCAACATTCATGAGCCCTTTATAATTTATACAGTCTGTATGGACAATTCATCAACTCAACATGTAAGTAACTTTTTAAGGAGTTACATGATTAGCCAGAGTTTTGAAATCTAACCACTATTTCATAAACCTCGGAAACTTATGTCTTGTCCGAATATGAGATAATTGTGAGATCATTTGGAAAGATAAATCTTATCCTTTTGCTTAGCACTATCTATTCACGACACAAGTTCTGTGGTAAAGCTTGTTGAAGAATCGGGCCGCATCCTCTGTATTCAACCAATTACAAATGATGCCATTTTCACAGAGTATCTCTACGTCCTTAGCAGTGTCAATGAGATTATCCAGGAGCATGGCATAGGAAGTGATCCTATCGTCACTGTTGGGGTAACATAGCTCATAGCTGATGAGATTCCTAAAAACTGTTTCTGTGGTCTCATGAATTCTTATTGGAGGAATTGCGAGGACACccttttcaaattttatgtcCAACATATTTTTGGACCTACTCTTTCGAAGTTTGATTCCAGCCTCTACGAGATGTGTAGCAGAAGGTATGAGTTCCCATCCTGATTGCGGTATCTTTTCTTCGTCTACTTCAATCGATGAAACAATCCCTTTTTTGACCAGGTCAGGAATATGTTTAATGTCTCGAAGATAATCATGAGATCTAGCAGGCTGCCTGAATGCGTAAATATCACAAAAGAATGCAATGGCAAGTTCAATTAGGGTCATATCGCTTACAGGGGCCGTGAACATGCTGAACAAATGCTCAAGCA
Protein-coding regions in this window:
- the LOC133860252 gene encoding uncharacterized protein LOC133860252; the protein is MVTIFGAKGKSISFPHLKCVHGFLSFSSDSKLENQLPWMVLEHLFSMFTAPVSDMTLIELAIAFFCDIYAFRQPARSHDYLRDIKHIPDLVKKGIVSSIEVDEEKIPQSGWELIPSATHLVEAGIKLRKSRSKNMLDIKFEKGVLAIPPIRIHETTETVFRNLISYELCYPNSDDRITSYAMLLDNLIDTAKDVEILCENGIICNWLNTEDAARFFNKLYHRTCVVNR